The Candidatus Methylomirabilota bacterium genomic interval GGTCGAGCGCGTGGGTGCCCGAGATGACCATGGGAGAGATCGTCTCGGGCCGGTCGGTCCGGCGATAGTTGTCGAGGGCGACCAGCCGGTTCATGAAGGCGCGCGAGGTGACCAGCGTCACGTCCCCGAGCTGGCCGGTCCGCACCTTCTCCTTGGCCACCAGGAAGCGGCGGCGGAAGCGCTGCGTGTAGCCCACGACGGCATCGATGCCGGACTGCTGGATCGCCTGGAGCACGCGGGCCGACTCCTGGAGGGTCGTGGCCAGCGGCTTCTCGATCAGGAGATCCAGGCCCCGCTCCACCGCGGCGAGGATGGGATCGACGTGGAGGTGCTCGTCGGTGGCGATGACGGCCGCCGTCGCCTCGGGACGCGCCAGGAGCTCGCGGTGGTCGGTCGTGACGAAATCGGCGCCGATCCGCTCGGCGACTTCCTTGGCGCGGTCGGCCCGGGTCTCGGCGAGCCCGATCCACCCGACGTTCGGATGCTTGGCCGCGATCTCGCCCCGGATGAGGCCGATGCGGCCTCCCCCCACGATGGCCAGCCCGATCTGCGCGGCGGATCGTCCGGATGGCATGCGTCCTCCTGTGGTGGTCGACGGCGTGACGTGGGTCGGTTGTACACCAGAATCCGGACCCGATCAATGCGGCCGAGAGCGGGGTCGGCCCGTTGAGTTTTGGCGGTCGTAATAGTACGGTACCGATGCCCGGGTTGGCCCGCGTCCCGATGACCGGCCGGGAACCGCCGCCGGAACGAAGGAGGCCCCGAATGCCGTTCTACCGCTGGAGCCAGCTCGAGCGCGCCGTCATCACGCCGCGCTTCTCGACCGCCGAGGGGCCGACCATCAAGGGGGCCAAGATCGAGGTGGGGCGCTACCGCTACGCCGCCGGGACCGGCGCCAAGCCCCACCGGCACCCGGAGGAGCAGGTGATCAACGTCCTGTCCGGGAAGCTGCGCGTCCGCGTGGGGAGCGAGGAGCGGATCCTCGAGCCCGGCGACGCCGTTCTCGTCCCGCCCGACACGGAGCACGAGGCCTGGGCCGTGGAGGGAGACGTGGAGGTCTTGAGCTTCAAGGATCGGGTGACGCGGTGAAAGATCCGGCACCGCGCACGGGGCTCCGGGAGGACGTCCTGGCCCACGTGGACGCGCAGGCGGTAGGCCGCCTGACCACGGACCTGATCGACATCCCGAGCCCCATGGGCGGGGAGCGGGCGGTCGCCGAGTACCTCGCCGGCCGCTTCCGGGCGGCCGGGCTGCGCACGTGGCTCCAGGAGGTGGAGCCGGAGCGGTTCAACGTCTACGGGACGCTGCCGGGGACGGGCGACGGCCCGACGCTGATGTACTGCGGGCACCTCGACACCACCTTCGGGGGTGACGAGGAGGGGATCCGAGACCTGGGGCCGGGGTATCAGCCGAAGGCGTTCGTCGAGGGCGAGTGGATCTTCGGCATGGGCGCCTACAACATGAAGAGTGGTCTGGCCAGCGCGGTGGCGGCGGTCGAGGGGCTGGCCAAGGCGCGGGTCCGCCTCAAGGGAGACGTGGTCCTGGCGGGCGTGGTGGGGGAGACCAGCCACGCCCAGGTCGGCCGATTCCAGGGCCGACGCTACCGGGGCTGTGGCATCGGCGCCCGCTTCATGGTGGCGAACGGGCTCACGGCGGACATGGCCATCATCCCGGAGCCCACGGCGGGCCGCATCTCGGTCGTCTCGGGCGGCTACGTCTACGCTCAGATCACGACCCGCGGCAACCCGGGCGCCACCTACCGGCGCGGCGGGTCCTCGATCCGGCCGCGGCCCGCCGTGGACGCCATCGAGAAGATGCTCCCGGTCCTGGCGGCCATCCGGGAGTGGGCCCCCAAGTACGTGGCGGCCACGCGCCATCGAGGGGAGGAAGCCACGAACGTCTCGATCATCGCGATCGAGGGCGGCCTGCCCTTTCGCCCCACCAAGCTGGCCTCCGTCTGCCGGCTGTACGTGGAGATCGACACGATGCCGGGGCAGCTCCCGGCCGATGTGGTCCAGGAGCTCCGGCGGCTCCTGGCCGAGATCCAAGCCCGCGACCCCGAGCTGGTCACCGAGCTCGAGATCGTCCAGACGGCGGTCGGCGCGGAGGTCTCGCCTGACGAGCCCGTCGTTCGGAGCCTCGGCGCCGCCCACCGCCAGGTCCACGGCGAGGACGCCGAGGTGACGTGGGATGGCTGGCACGCCGACACCGCCGCCCTGACCCGGGCCGGCATCCCGGCGATCTGCTACGGCCCCCAGGGTCGGGCGCGCGCCGGCGGCTCCGGCCATTACCCGCGGGAAGGCGAGCAGGTCAGCGTCGAGGACCTCGTCAAGGGCGCGCAGGTCTTCGTGCTGACGGCGCTCGACCTGGGCATGCGCTCCCGTGCCGAAGCGCGCGCCGTCCGCCCGAGCGGCACGGTCGTCTTCTGACGCGAGGAGGGGCCTCGTGCGCTGGCGCGTCCGGTCGGCCGTGGTCCTGGCGGCGCTGGCCGTGGCGACGATGGCGGGCCTCGGACCGACCCATGCCCAGGTGGCGGGGAAGTGGGTGAGGGAGGTTGTCCAGTAACAGAGGAGCACTTGGGGGGCCCATGTTCGCACGGTCCGGGTGGACTGGCAGCGGCGAACCGGCCCGGAAACGGGCTCGAGCGCGAGCCGCGGGGCACTGTTGGCCGAGGACGTCAGGACGTCCGCTGGCAGGCTCGACATCCGGTACGCGGCGGTTGGAGCGCCGGTACTCGGGCGTGCGAACCGTACCGGAGGGCCGATGGATCCTGAACTGAGAGCCTACCTGGACGAGAACCGCCGGCATTTCGATGTCGTCGCCGAGCGTATGACCACACAGGTCCAGCTCGTCGCCGAGGGTGTGACTGCTCTCGCGGAGCGGCTCGATCGCGTCGAGCGCAACCTACGGGAGGAGATTCTTGGTGCCCAGCGTGAGCTCAGCGCGAAATGGAAGAGCGCCTGCGCCGCCTGGAGGCTGCCCGGTGATGACGGCGCCTGTGTGGCCGCTCACCCGGTGTGAGCGGCGAAGGGCCTCAGCCTGACGATCCCTCAGTGGGTCCTTGCGCGCCGATGAGGTGCCCTCGGTGAGGGCGGTTCGAAGGAGGGCGGCATGATGAAGCGAGCAGCGCGCGCAGTAGCCATGGTGGTCCTGCTGGCGTGGCCGGCGGCCGGGCAGGCACCCGCCCCGCTGGCGGCGGCGGTCGGCGGCAACATGAACCACATCCCCAGCTTCGTGGGCGTCGAGAAGGGGATCTTCCTGAAGCACGGCGTCGACCTCAAGCTCAAAGTGCTGGCGACCGGCCAGGAGATGTCGAAGGCGCTGCAGGCCGGCGAGGTCCAGGTGATCGGCTCCGCCTACTCCAACTATCCGGTGGCGGTCGAGCGGGGGATGGCGGCCCGGGGCGTGGTGGGGCTGATGGGCGACCGCACCAGCCGCTACTCGGACGAGCCGGTCAGCATCTGGACCCGCAAGGGCACCGGGATCGGCCGCCTCGAAGACCTGGCGGGGCGGAAGGTCGGGACCCCGGTCGGGGGCACGGCCGACGAGTTCCTCGGGGTCGTGCTGAAGAAGAAGGCGATCGC includes:
- a CDS encoding M20/M25/M40 family metallo-hydrolase, giving the protein MKDPAPRTGLREDVLAHVDAQAVGRLTTDLIDIPSPMGGERAVAEYLAGRFRAAGLRTWLQEVEPERFNVYGTLPGTGDGPTLMYCGHLDTTFGGDEEGIRDLGPGYQPKAFVEGEWIFGMGAYNMKSGLASAVAAVEGLAKARVRLKGDVVLAGVVGETSHAQVGRFQGRRYRGCGIGARFMVANGLTADMAIIPEPTAGRISVVSGGYVYAQITTRGNPGATYRRGGSSIRPRPAVDAIEKMLPVLAAIREWAPKYVAATRHRGEEATNVSIIAIEGGLPFRPTKLASVCRLYVEIDTMPGQLPADVVQELRRLLAEIQARDPELVTELEIVQTAVGAEVSPDEPVVRSLGAAHRQVHGEDAEVTWDGWHADTAALTRAGIPAICYGPQGRARAGGSGHYPREGEQVSVEDLVKGAQVFVLTALDLGMRSRAEARAVRPSGTVVF
- a CDS encoding cupin domain-containing protein, which produces MPFYRWSQLERAVITPRFSTAEGPTIKGAKIEVGRYRYAAGTGAKPHRHPEEQVINVLSGKLRVRVGSEERILEPGDAVLVPPDTEHEAWAVEGDVEVLSFKDRVTR
- a CDS encoding Gfo/Idh/MocA family oxidoreductase, with amino-acid sequence MPSGRSAAQIGLAIVGGGRIGLIRGEIAAKHPNVGWIGLAETRADRAKEVAERIGADFVTTDHRELLARPEATAAVIATDEHLHVDPILAAVERGLDLLIEKPLATTLQESARVLQAIQQSGIDAVVGYTQRFRRRFLVAKEKVRTGQLGDVTLVTSRAFMNRLVALDNYRRTDRPETISPMVISGTHALDLVMWLLEGKTPAEVYARSIDRVLGPTLRGIDATAGLITMTDGALYHLNISWALPTVWPGSVYSLEIGIVGTEGVLTIDDTHRDVLMATTLPQPAGYTPEATRHVDFLTSYPPGNVALGELWGPMREETNSWLARLALGHATPHATAVEAHDRLMLTKAMDLSARTRRPIPLPLAPDDEAR
- a CDS encoding ABC transporter substrate-binding protein gives rise to the protein MMKRAARAVAMVVLLAWPAAGQAPAPLAAAVGGNMNHIPSFVGVEKGIFLKHGVDLKLKVLATGQEMSKALQAGEVQVIGSAYSNYPVAVERGMAARGVVGLMGDRTSRYSDEPVSIWTRKGTGIGRLEDLAGRKVGTPVGGTADEFLGVVLKKKAIAREQVTVLNVPPGNLVSALQGGSVDAVATWEPFGSLVQAKIPDAVLVVRGGGHIGYYINMAVHDDVIAKSPELVERYVIGMVEATQYTRQHADEAAEIATRWIPGLDIAVARQALRHMTFDPRITPHTIAAWDENVKV